From the Diospyros lotus cultivar Yz01 chromosome 13, ASM1463336v1, whole genome shotgun sequence genome, one window contains:
- the LOC127788825 gene encoding uncharacterized protein LOC127788825 — MVNTQRRLAVGPRTPVPQAGNTKGNTSRHPEGDSSQETGSSRLDQMERILGGVVGLIHETHSRDGHVANMLDLYRRQNPRVFQGKIGADPSEGEFWIEQTEKLLDHLHCSEEEKVNCATFMLQGEADRWWRGVKRSMTPRVRAPYITWERFKEVFNEKYFPLNLRMKKEREFMELRQTGDMSVAQYEDAFSRLIRYMPIYEGDERIKAQKFLGGLNLKLQRALSSASTQTYTEAVLQAYTIEANLSRIDAIQGEIQQGSNHRAGKKLEPQKPKFKPGTPCAKCQKQHPRRPCRLGTKGCYNCGEIGHLNQNCPKKGITCFNCQQTGHFAKDCPKPRLISQPQGTSGNARAHQGRVFHLTRQDAAEDPTVIEGTMFLSGIPMHALIDSGASYSFISHAFAKIVGDKPENLNCRMIVTTLMGKSLETSSGYKDRKIQIGEVEFSVNLILLEFQDFDVILGMDFLTKYNATVDCKAKTVCLNSGDLNVKFRGQMRVSEQKWISALKAERLLCQGAQGYLACVQEKSNEPLKIEEVRLVKEFGDVFPEELPGLPP, encoded by the coding sequence atggtgaatactcaAAGAAGATTAGCAGTTGGACCTAGGACGCCCGTCCCACAAGCTGGTAACACCAAAGGAAACACGAGTAGACACCCAGAAGGCGACTCTAGCCAAGAAACCGGGAGTAGTAGACTGGACCAGATGGAGCGAATTTTGGGAGGTGTGGTGGGTCTCATACACGAGACTCACTCCAGGGATGGTCACGTGGCCAACATGCTTGACTTGTACCGACGGCAGAACCCTCGCGTCTTTCAGGGGAAAATTGGTGCCGACCCCAGTGAAGGGGAATTTTGGATCGAGCAAACAGAGAAGTTGCTGGATCACCTTCACTGTAGCGAAGAAGAGAAAGTTAATTGTGCTACCTTTATGTTGCAAGGAGAGGCAGACAGATGGTGGAGAGGAGTCAAGAGATCAATGACCCCTCGAGTCAGGGCACCTTACATCACTTGGGAAAGATTCAAAGAAGTCTTCAACGAGAAGTACTTCCCTCTGAATttaagaatgaagaaagaaagagagttcATGGAGCTGAGACAGACCGGAGACATGTCTGTCGCCCAGTACGAGGACGCCTTCAGTCGATTGATCCGATACATGCCGATTTACGAAGGAGACGAAAGGATCAAGGCTCAGAAATTTTTGGGAGGGCTAAACCTAAAACTTCAGAGGGCATTGAGTAGTGCAAGTACCCAGACCTATACAGAAGCGGTACTGCAAGCCTATACCATCGAGGCTAACCTGAGCCGGATTGACGCTATCCAAGGAGAAATTCAGCAGGGGAGCAATCATAGAGCTGGCAAGAAGCTAGAACCCCAGAAGCCGAAATTCAAGCCTGGTACCCCATGCGCAAAATGCCAGAAGCAGCACCCAAGAAGGCCGTGCCGGCTAGGGACaaaggggtgttacaattgtggaGAAATAGGGCATCTCAACCAGAACTGTCCAAAGAAAGGAATTACTTGTTTCAACTGCCAGCAGACGGGCCATTTCGCAAAGGACTGTCCCAAGCCGCGACTGATAAGCCAACCCCAGGGGACGTCTGGGAATGCTAGAGCACATCAAGGAAGAGTGTTTCATCTAACACGGCAGGATGCGGCAGAGGATCCAACAGTAATTGAAGGTACTATGTTTCTATCTGGTATCCCCatgcatgcattaatagatTCAGGTGCAAGTTACTCATTCATTTCGCATGCATTTGCTAAAATAGTAGGGGACAAACCAGAAAATTTGAATTGTCGAATGATTGTCACAACCCTaatggggaagtctctagaaacttcaTCAGGGTACAAAGATAGAAAGATTCAAATAGGAGAAGTTGAGTTCTCAGTCAATCTAATTCTtctggaatttcaagattttgatgtgattctaggaatggacttcctaacTAAGTACAACGCCACAGTGGACTGTAAAGCTAAGACAGTCTGCCTTAATAGCGGCGACTTGAACGTCAAGTTTCGAGGGCAAATGAGGGTAAGTGAACAGAAGTGGATCTCGGCTCTGAAGGCTGAAAGACTGTTGTGTCAAGGGGCACAGGGATACTTGGCTTGTGTTCAAGAGAAAAGCAATGAGCCCTTAAAGATCGAAGAAGTGCGACTCGTTAAAGAATTCGGGGATGTGTTTCCCGAAGAATTACCTGGACTGCCACCCTAG
- the LOC127788004 gene encoding exocyst complex component EXO70H1-like, whose protein sequence is MPRKGMRSLWFSTKPPSSFLVSHSPSPSRRLSDAAMERSIAAAETMIMKWNPEASTFAKVTSLFYENRGEARDFINSVAELHKAMHFLDKEDPQSEKLVRSQKLMEIAMKRLQKEFYQILSMNRAYLDPESVSARSSLTSTRSSMSDYDDDDGSEEEIRIAGESVTKVEQVSVAVMADLRLIAESMISTGYGKECLKIYKTMRKSIVDEGIYRLGVERVSNSTIHKMDWELVEMKTKNWLSAVKIAVKTLFNGERTLCDHVFAASDTIRESCFAEITKEGAQILFGFPELAVKNKKNSPEKVFRMLDMYTAISENWPEIESIFSFESTSAVLSQAITALVKLGESVRTMVADYESAIQNDKSKSPVPGGGVLHLTVAVMNYLSLLGDYSNILPDILAYSPLPEKSSLPESYFDSSNSNGSPKRAISLRFAWLILVLLCKLDSKAAHYKDVSLAYLFLANNLQHVVDKVRKSNIKYLVGDDWISKQEARVKQFASSYEGLAWGSVMESLRRDPTAGMSAEEVKECLRRFNRALEQAYLKQSGCVVDDSNLRQQIKLSITRKVVEAYREFYHTQGVEAWKGDRHLVRFAPQDVRNYLSDLFFATVEAGSSSLPSRLRSHRSRFVLKCTLFFLFRGRGDA, encoded by the coding sequence ATGCCGAGAAAAGGAATGAGAAGCCTATGGTTTTCCACGAAGCCACCATCATCGTTTTTGGTTTCACACAGCCCTTCTCCTTCAAGGAGGCTCTCTGACGCAGCCATGGAGCGAAGTATTGCAGCTGCGGAGACGATGATCATGAAATGGAACCCGGAAGCTTCGACCTTCGCCAAAGTTACTTCCCTCTTCTACGAGAACCGTGGAGAAGCCAGAGATTTCATCAACTCCGTTGCTGAATTACATAAAGCAATGCATTTCCTAGATAAGGAAGATCCGCAATCAGAGAAACTCGTGCGTAGTCAGAAACTGATGGAGATTGCCATGAAGCGACTTCAGAAGGAGTTCTATCAGATTCTATCCATGAATCGAGCTTACTTGGATCCGGAATCAGTTTCTGCAAGATCATCGCTAACCTCGACACGATCTAGCATGTCGGATTATGACGATGACGATGGGTCCGAGGAGGAGATTCGTATCGCAGGAGAATCCGTCACGAAAGTCGAGCAAGTTTCGGTCGCTGTCATGGCCGATCTGAGACTGATAGCCGAGAGTATGATATCAACTGGTTACGGAAAAGAATGTCTGAAGATATACAAGACTATGCGAAAATCgattgttgatgaaggtatataTCGACTCGGTGTTGAGAGAGTCAGCAATTCGACGATTCACAAGATGGATTGGGAGCTGGTAGAGATGAAAACGAAAAATTGGTTGAGTGCTGTGAAGATCGCAGTGAAGACACTATTCAATGGGGAGAGAACTCTCTGTGATCACGTCTTCGCAGCCTCCGACACCATCAGAGAATCATGTTTCGCTGAGATCACGAAAGAAGGAGCGCAAATTTTGTTTGGATTCCCTGAACTTGCGGTGAAAAACAAGAAGAACTCGCCGGAAAAGGTTTTCCGCATGCTTGACATGTACACCGCAATCTCGGAAAACTGGCCCGAGATCGAGTCCATCTTCTCATTTGAATCCACCTCCGCCGTACTATCACAAGCCATCACCGCGCTGGTCAAGCTCGGCGAATCTGTTCGGACAATGGTAGCCGATTATGAATCGGCGATCCAGAACGACAAATCCAAGTCGCCCGTTCCCGGTGGTGGAGTTCTTCATCTAACGGTTGCAGTCATGAATTACCTGTCTCTCCTCGGCGATTACAGCAACATTCTGCCGGACATCCTTGCCTATTCTCCACTGCCGGAGAAATCATCCTTACCTGAGTCTTATTTTGATTCCTCCAACTCCAACGGATCTCCCAAACGGGCTATCTCCCTCCGGTTCGCGTGGCTGATCCTCGTCCTCCTCTGCAAACTCGACAGCAAAGCTGCCCATTACAAAGACGTCTCCCTCGCTTACCTCTTCTTAGCCAACAATCTCCAACACGTTGTCGACAAAGTACGCAAATCGAATATCAAGTACCTCGTCGGCGATGATTGGATCTCAAAGCAAGAAGCCAGAGTCAAGCAGTTCGCCTCCAGCTATGAAGGGCTAGCGTGGGGGTCCGTTATGGAATCGCTGAGGCGAGATCCAACGGCAGGGATGTCGGCGGAAGAAGTAAAAGAATGTTTGAGGAGATTCAACAGAGCGTTGGAGCAGGCGTACCTGAAGCAATCTGGGTGCGTCGTGGACGATAGCAATCTCAGGCAGCAAATCAAACTGTCGATAACGAGGAAGGTTGTGGAGGCGTATAGAGAGTTCTACCACACGCAGGGAGTGGAGGCGTGGAAAGGAGATCGGCATTTGGTAAGATTTGCCCCTCAGGATGTGAGAAATTACCTCTCTGATCTGTTCTTTGCTACTGTAGAGGCAGGGAGTTCTTCGCTGCCATCGAGATTGCGATCTCACCGATCTCGATTCGTTTTGAAATGCACTTTATTCTTTCTATTTCGTGGCCGTGGCGATGCATAG